The following are from one region of the Methanomassiliicoccales archaeon genome:
- the argJ gene encoding bifunctional ornithine acetyltransferase/N-acetylglutamate synthase — MEIIEGGITSPKGFKAAGIHCGIKKEKLDLAVIYSERPARCALAYTQNRVRAAPIEVMMKKDPSMLQALIVNSGNANAITGPRGLFDANQMISGLATELKLKEELVGIASTGVISRFLPMDKVMSGIPLAVKQLGQGKDADLAAARAIMTTDTVEKQAACKVTLKDGTVVTIAGITKGSGMISPNVKVLHATTLSFITTDAMLEKNVNRQWQEMMDQSFNVISVDGDQSTNDISILMANGCAGGAAADNDAVFWDGVRYVAQMLAKKVVIDGEGATKLIEVRVTGAKDPKEARLAAKGIISSNLVKTAVFGADPNFGRILSALGNSGADFKLDEVVLKLSDDETTVTLFEHGSPTMIPGTQSEIDVRKVLSGKKVIMELYLAVGFSSGEAWGCDLTYDYVKINAMYTT; from the coding sequence ATGGAAATAATTGAAGGCGGGATCACCTCGCCGAAGGGATTCAAGGCGGCAGGCATTCACTGCGGCATCAAGAAAGAGAAGCTGGACCTCGCCGTCATATATTCAGAGCGGCCAGCCCGCTGCGCCCTGGCCTATACTCAGAACCGCGTTCGCGCCGCTCCCATAGAGGTCATGATGAAGAAGGACCCCAGCATGTTGCAGGCCCTGATAGTCAACTCCGGCAATGCTAACGCCATCACCGGGCCTCGCGGACTGTTCGATGCGAACCAGATGATCTCCGGGTTGGCCACTGAACTGAAGCTAAAGGAGGAACTGGTGGGCATAGCCTCCACCGGGGTCATCTCCCGTTTCCTGCCCATGGACAAGGTCATGAGCGGGATCCCGCTGGCGGTCAAGCAGCTCGGACAGGGCAAGGATGCTGATCTGGCCGCTGCCCGGGCCATCATGACCACGGACACCGTTGAGAAGCAGGCGGCCTGCAAGGTCACCTTGAAGGATGGAACCGTGGTCACCATCGCCGGTATAACCAAAGGCAGCGGCATGATATCGCCGAACGTCAAGGTGCTCCATGCCACCACGCTGTCGTTCATCACCACCGATGCCATGCTGGAGAAGAACGTCAACAGGCAGTGGCAGGAGATGATGGACCAGTCGTTCAACGTCATCAGCGTGGACGGGGACCAGAGCACCAACGACATCTCGATCCTGATGGCCAACGGGTGCGCCGGAGGAGCGGCAGCAGACAACGACGCCGTATTCTGGGATGGCGTGCGCTATGTGGCGCAGATGCTGGCCAAGAAGGTGGTCATCGACGGGGAAGGGGCCACCAAGCTCATCGAGGTCAGGGTCACCGGTGCCAAGGACCCAAAGGAGGCCAGGCTCGCCGCCAAAGGCATCATCTCATCAAATCTGGTGAAGACCGCGGTGTTCGGGGCAGACCCGAACTTCGGCAGGATACTGTCGGCCCTGGGCAATTCAGGCGCGGATTTCAAACTGGATGAGGTGGTCCTCAAATTGAGCGACGACGAGACCACCGTGACGCTGTTCGAACACGGTTCTCCCACCATGATACCCGGGACCCAATCGGAGATCGACGTGAGAAAGGTCCTCTCAGGCAAGAAGGTCATCATGGAACTGTATCTGGCGGTCGGCTTTTCATCGGGCGAGGCATGGGGCTGCGATCTGACGTACGATTACGTGAAGATCAACGCCATGTACACTACCTGA
- the argC gene encoding N-acetyl-gamma-glutamyl-phosphate reductase — translation MISAAIIGGSGYTGGELARLLCRHPEIKVQAMTSRQHAGLKVAKAHPFLNGFVDLNFTEKLQGNDYDVVFTATPHGASMDVVPELTASGVKVIDLSGDYRLFDPELYKKWYGLDHRDRENLAKAVYGIPELFRDKIKGAALVANPGCYPTCSSLGLAPLFANGLVEERVIIDAKSGTSGAGAEPTKATHHPNCGASLTPYKVGSHRHMPEIKMILERLSGSPVELIFTPHLVPVVRGMLCTSYPRLKEPMTKEEIVSLYHDFYSGSRFVKFEPIPTMQSVAGSNFVEIGFEVVGELNLVVMSTLDNLVKGASGQAIQNCNIMFGLDEKTGLDFPGLGV, via the coding sequence ATGATAAGTGCAGCGATAATCGGCGGTTCGGGGTATACTGGCGGGGAATTGGCCCGCCTGCTGTGTCGTCATCCGGAGATCAAGGTCCAGGCAATGACCTCCAGGCAGCATGCCGGGCTCAAGGTCGCCAAGGCACATCCGTTCCTGAACGGGTTTGTCGACCTCAACTTCACTGAGAAGCTCCAGGGGAACGACTACGATGTGGTGTTCACCGCTACTCCTCACGGGGCCTCAATGGACGTGGTGCCGGAGCTCACCGCTTCCGGTGTCAAGGTCATCGACCTTTCCGGGGACTACCGTCTGTTCGACCCGGAGCTCTATAAGAAATGGTATGGCCTGGATCACCGCGACCGGGAAAACCTTGCCAAAGCGGTCTATGGTATCCCCGAACTGTTCCGGGACAAGATCAAGGGAGCCGCTCTCGTGGCCAACCCTGGATGCTATCCCACCTGCTCATCCCTGGGACTTGCCCCGCTTTTCGCCAACGGCCTGGTCGAGGAAAGGGTCATCATCGATGCCAAGAGCGGGACGTCGGGCGCAGGGGCCGAACCCACCAAGGCCACCCATCATCCGAACTGCGGTGCCAGCCTGACCCCCTATAAGGTCGGATCGCACCGTCACATGCCCGAGATCAAGATGATACTGGAAAGGCTCTCCGGATCGCCGGTCGAGCTCATATTCACGCCGCACCTGGTTCCTGTGGTCAGGGGTATGCTATGCACATCCTACCCGCGCCTGAAGGAACCGATGACCAAGGAGGAGATCGTTTCATTGTATCATGATTTCTATTCCGGTTCGCGCTTCGTCAAATTCGAACCGATTCCCACCATGCAATCGGTGGCCGGATCCAATTTCGTAGAGATCGGGTTCGAGGTCGTGGGAGAACTCAATCTGGTAGTAATGAGCACGCTGGACAACCTGGTGAAGGGAGCGTCCGGCCAAGCGATCCAGAACTGTAACATCATGTTCGGTCTGGACGAGAAAACGGGACTGGATTTCCCGGGACTGGGGGTTTGA
- a CDS encoding argininosuccinate synthase, translating into MAPSKKTSKSSVKSSERKKVVLAYSGGLDTSVAIRWLQEKYDVDVIAVGVDVGQPGQMDEAIERAYTIGAVKAYAVDAKKEFAESYVFKALKANALYMGSYPMATSIARPLIAKILVDVAKKEKAQYIAHGCTAKGNDQVRFDVSIGALAPDLEIIAPMREWVMTREEEIEYARKNKIPIKVKKATPYSTDENLWGRSCECGCLEDAWQEPPEDAFEWTKSPAAAPDKPTYVEIGFEKGLPVSLDGKKYSPVDLIEKLNVLAGENGVGRIDQVEDRLVGIKSREIYESPAAIVLIEAHKDLEKMVLTKDVNNFKRLSEQRYAELCYDGLWFSPLKDALDAFMDSTQEYVTGTVRVKLFKGSACVVGRKSKYSLYDHGLATYAKGDQFDHSCAKGFIYVWGLPLKNVASTQKLKK; encoded by the coding sequence ATGGCACCCAGCAAAAAGACTAGCAAATCATCGGTCAAGTCATCCGAACGCAAGAAGGTCGTTCTTGCTTACTCAGGCGGATTGGACACCTCGGTGGCCATCCGCTGGTTACAGGAGAAGTACGACGTCGACGTGATCGCTGTCGGTGTCGATGTGGGACAGCCGGGACAGATGGATGAGGCGATCGAGCGGGCATACACCATCGGTGCCGTCAAAGCCTACGCTGTGGATGCCAAGAAGGAGTTCGCCGAAAGCTACGTCTTCAAGGCCCTCAAGGCCAACGCCCTCTACATGGGCTCATATCCTATGGCCACCTCCATCGCCAGGCCGCTCATCGCCAAGATCCTGGTGGACGTGGCAAAGAAGGAGAAGGCCCAATACATAGCCCATGGATGCACCGCCAAGGGCAATGACCAGGTGCGTTTTGACGTATCCATCGGAGCACTGGCGCCGGACCTCGAGATCATCGCCCCGATGCGCGAGTGGGTCATGACCCGCGAGGAGGAGATCGAGTATGCCCGGAAGAACAAGATCCCCATTAAAGTGAAGAAGGCCACACCATACAGCACCGACGAGAACCTCTGGGGGCGGTCCTGCGAATGCGGATGCCTAGAGGATGCATGGCAGGAGCCCCCGGAAGATGCGTTCGAGTGGACCAAGAGCCCGGCCGCGGCGCCGGACAAGCCGACCTATGTGGAGATAGGGTTCGAGAAGGGGCTTCCGGTCTCTCTGGACGGCAAGAAATACAGCCCCGTGGACCTGATCGAGAAGCTCAACGTCCTGGCGGGCGAGAACGGGGTCGGCCGGATCGATCAGGTGGAGGACCGCCTGGTTGGCATAAAGTCCAGGGAGATCTATGAATCGCCGGCGGCGATCGTTCTGATCGAGGCCCATAAGGACCTTGAGAAAATGGTTCTGACCAAGGATGTCAACAACTTCAAGCGGCTTTCCGAGCAGCGGTATGCCGAGCTCTGCTACGATGGCCTGTGGTTCTCTCCCCTGAAGGACGCCCTTGATGCGTTCATGGACTCGACCCAGGAATATGTCACCGGAACCGTCCGCGTGAAGCTCTTCAAGGGAAGTGCATGTGTCGTCGGCAGGAAATCGAAATATTCGCTGTACGACCATGGACTGGCGACGTACGCCAAGGGAGACCAGTTCGATCACAGCTGTGCCAAGGGATTCATTTACGTCTGGGGATTGCCGCTGAAGAACGTGGCCTCGACCCAGAAGCTGAAGAAGTAG
- the argH gene encoding argininosuccinate lyase: protein MSNKVLWSGRFSGAPDEGTMAFTSSLSVDSVLAWYDAVGSVAHAKMLVRQKIISEADGEKIITGLKDIIGLIEDDTFDFNETLEDIHSNIEFSLTERIGEAGGRLHTARSRNDQVATDFRMFMRDVVMDTAELLLLLQDALIDKAKLNMDTVMPGFTHVQHAQPVSYGFHLMAHVFKIERDVDRLLDSYKRLNVCPLGSAALAGSTYPIDRHMTAELLGFDGPTHNAMDTVSDRDFALEYSFCGALIMDHLSSMSEELVLWSSQEFGFIEIDDAYSTGSSIMPQKKNPDVAELIRGRTASTTGNLMTMLTLLKGLPLSYNRDLQEDKGSVIATYETVTSCLAMMAPMMATLTVNKERMLAATSQGFLNATDLADYLVRKGVAFRQAHEIVGKVVRHCIDQNKKIDDLSVTELKKFSAKIGKDVKEFISVESCMNRRTSYGGTAPTSVDAQIDVAEEIANGQVEFCEAERTRMVKVWNELLRS, encoded by the coding sequence ATGTCAAACAAAGTCCTGTGGTCGGGGAGGTTCAGCGGAGCGCCGGACGAGGGGACGATGGCATTCACCTCTTCACTTTCCGTCGATTCTGTGCTCGCATGGTACGATGCCGTCGGATCGGTGGCTCACGCGAAGATGCTGGTCAGGCAGAAGATCATATCGGAGGCGGACGGCGAGAAGATAATCACGGGACTGAAGGACATCATCGGCCTGATCGAGGACGACACCTTCGATTTCAATGAGACGTTGGAGGACATCCACTCCAACATCGAGTTCAGCCTGACGGAACGTATCGGCGAGGCCGGAGGTCGCCTCCATACCGCCCGCAGCCGCAACGACCAGGTGGCAACGGACTTCCGAATGTTCATGCGGGACGTGGTCATGGATACAGCGGAATTGCTGCTGTTGCTCCAGGACGCGCTGATCGATAAAGCGAAACTGAACATGGACACCGTAATGCCCGGATTCACGCATGTCCAGCATGCCCAACCGGTGAGCTATGGCTTCCACCTGATGGCGCATGTTTTCAAGATCGAGCGTGACGTCGACCGCCTGCTGGACTCGTACAAGCGCCTCAACGTGTGTCCGCTCGGATCTGCCGCTTTGGCCGGGTCCACATATCCCATAGACAGACACATGACCGCAGAACTGCTGGGGTTCGACGGTCCGACCCACAACGCCATGGACACCGTAAGCGACCGGGACTTTGCCCTGGAATATTCATTCTGTGGGGCCTTGATAATGGACCATCTGTCATCTATGAGCGAGGAACTTGTCCTTTGGTCCAGCCAGGAGTTCGGGTTCATCGAGATCGACGACGCGTACTCGACCGGCAGCTCGATCATGCCCCAGAAGAAGAATCCGGACGTGGCTGAGCTCATCAGGGGACGGACCGCTTCCACCACAGGCAACCTGATGACGATGCTCACCCTGCTGAAGGGGCTGCCGCTCTCCTATAACCGCGACCTTCAGGAGGACAAAGGGTCCGTGATAGCCACCTATGAGACGGTCACTTCTTGCTTGGCCATGATGGCTCCGATGATGGCGACCCTAACGGTCAACAAGGAGAGGATGCTGGCGGCCACATCTCAGGGTTTCTTGAACGCCACCGACCTGGCTGACTATTTAGTAAGAAAGGGAGTGGCCTTCCGTCAGGCGCACGAGATCGTGGGCAAGGTCGTCCGCCATTGCATAGACCAGAACAAGAAGATAGACGATCTCAGCGTGACGGAACTGAAGAAGTTCTCGGCGAAGATCGGCAAGGACGTCAAGGAGTTCATCTCCGTGGAGAGCTGCATGAACCGGCGGACATCATACGGAGGAACAGCACCGACCAGCGTCGATGCCCAAATCGATGTGGCCGAGGAGATCGCCAACGGACAGGTTGAATTCTGCGAGGCGGAACGCACCCGCATGGTAAAGGTCTGGAACGAACTGCTCAGATCTTAA